Within the Bradyrhizobium cosmicum genome, the region GGAATATTTCACCGAGATCACGACCGTATCGGCGTCGGGCGCGTCGACCTTCTCGAACGCCTGGAACAGGCTCTTGTCCTTGTTGGTGCTGGAGGCAATCGCGTTGCGCTCGAACGAGAACTTCACGGCAGCGGAATCGAATGCCTCGCCGTTCTGGAATTTGACGCCCTTGCGCAGCTTGAACGTATAGGTCTTCAGGTCGGGCGATGCGGTCCAGCTCTCCGCCAGCAGCGGCGAGACCGAGCCGTCCTCGTTGATCTTGGTCAGCGTCTCATAGATGTTGTAGAGCGTGACTTCGGCGATCGCAGCCGCGGCCGCAATGGTGGGGTCGAGCCCCGGCGGCTCCAGCGCCATCGCCATGACGACGCTGTCCTTCTTGCTCTGAGCCAGCACCGGCAGCGGTGCCACGGCCAGCGCGGCGGCGAATGCGACGATCGATAGTTTCCTGAACATCTCGTAACTCCCCGGCCTTCTCTGCTTCCCAGCCTACGCCAATTCCATGGGGATACTAACCTTCCATGGCGACTTGCGGCAACGCCATCACCGCCTCCGCCTTGTGGCAGGCGGCGAGATGGCCCTCGCCGACCTTGCGTAGCAAGGGCGGAACCTCGCGGCAATGCCGGTCGGCGAGCGTACAGCGCGCGACATAAGGACACCCGCTCGTCACGGCCGATTGCGAGGCGATCGCCTGGGCCCCGCGCCGCCGCCTTCCCCCGCCGGCGCGCGCGCGCGGCACGGCGTCCAATAGCGCCCGCGTATAGGGATGGGCGCAGCGCTCGAACAGGTCCTCCGGCCGTCCCTGCTCGACGATCCGGCCGAGATACATCACAGCGACCTCGTCGCAGAGATAGTCGACCACGGCGAGGTCGTGACTGATCAGGATATAGCTCAGGCCGAACTGCTCCTGCAGGTCCTGCATCAAGTTCAGCACCTGCGCCTGCACCGAGACGTCGAGCGCGGACACCGGCTCGTCGGCGACGATCAGCTTAGGCTGCGTGATCAGCGCACGCGCGATCGCGATGCGCTGGCGCTGGCCGCCGGAGAATTCGTGCGGATATTTGTCCATGTCCGCCTCGCGCAGGCCGACCTGCTTCAGCACCGCGGCGACGCGGGCGCCGAAGGTGGCGCGGTCGGCGCCATCAAGCACGGTCAAGGGCTCTGCGACGATACGCGCGATGGTCTGGCGTGGGTCGAGCGAGCCGTAGGGGTCCTGGAACACCATCTGAAAATTGCGGCGGGCGCGGCGCAGCTCGTCGGCCGAGATGCGGTGGAGATCGCGCCCGAGCAGCGCAACCTGCCCCGACGTCGGTCGCTCCAGCGCCATCACCACCCGCGCAAAGGTCGACTTGCCCGAACCGGACTCGCCGACGATGCCGAGGCTCTTGCCCGCCGCGACCTGTACGCTGACGCCGTTGAGTGCGCGTACCTGCCCTGGCGGACGAAACAGACTTTCGCGCGGCAGCGTGTAGCGTTGCTCGAGATCTTTCACGTCGAGAAGCGGAGCCGCCGTCATGCGGGCGCCCCGACATTCGCGGCCAACGAAACATCGGTGCGCACGCAGCGCACGCCGTGCCCGGGTCCGACTTCGACCACCGGCGGCAGCGCCGCCCGGCATTGATCAATCACAAGCGGACATCGTTCGGAGAAAGTGCAGCCGGCCGGCAAATCGGCAAGCTCCGGCACCGTTCCCGAGATGGTGGTCAGCCGCGTCCCCTTGCGCGCGCCGAGCTTCGGCCGAGCGCGGAACAGGCCTTGCGTATAGGGATGACCCATGCGGCGGAACACTTCGTCGGTCGGACCGCTCTCGACCACCGTGCCGCCATACATCACCATCATGCGCTGCACGTTCTCGGCGATAACGCCGAGATCGTGCGAGATCAGGATCATCGACATGCCGCGCTCCTCGACGAGATCGGCGATGAGATCGAGGATCTGGCCCTGGATGGTGACGTCGAGCGCCGTGGTCGGCTCGTCCGCGATCAGAAGGTCCGGCTCGCAGGCGAGTGCCATGGCGATGGTGACGCGCTGGCGCTGGCCGCCGGAAAACTGGTGCGGATAGGCATCGATCCGCCTGGCCGGATCGGGCAGTCCGACGCGGTCAAGCAAGGCGATCGCCTCCCGCCGCGCCTGCGATGCCGAATATTTCTTGTGACGCCGCAGCGGCTCGGCGACCTGATGGCCGATCGTGTGCATCGGATTGAGCGCCGTCATCGGCTCCTGGAAGATCATGCTGATGCGATTGCCGCGCAGCTTGCAATAATCCGCATCGGGCAAACCGGCGAGCTCGCCGCCGTCCAGCTTGATGCTGCCGGTGACGACCGCGCTGTCAGGCAACAACCCCATCAGCGACAGCGCCGTGACCGACTTGCCGCAACCGGATTCGCCGACGAGACCGAGCGTCTCGCCGCGCTTCAGCGCAAAGCTGACGCCGCGCACGGCCTGGGCCGGCCCGCGGCTGGTGTTGAGGCGCACGCCGAGATTGTCGACAGCGATCAGCGGTGTGGTGGCGCGCTCGCCCATCGTCACCGCTCCCGCGCCAGCCTGGGATCAAGCAGATCGCGCAGGCCATCGCCGAGCAGATTGAGGCCGAGCACCGCGATGGCGATGGCCGCACCCGGATAGACCGCGAGCATCGGCGACTGGAACAGCAGCGTTTGCGCGTCGTTCAGCATCCGGCCCCAGGACGGTTGCGGCGGCTGCGTACCGAGGCCGAGGTAAGACAGCGCGGCTTCGGCCAGGATGGCGAGCGCGAACTGGATGGTAGCCTGCACGATCAGGATCGACAGAATGTTGGGTAGCACATGCTCGATGGTGATGCGGAACTTGCCCTTTCCCGAGGCGCGCGCAGCCAGCACGAACTCGCGTGCCCAGATCGCATTGGCCGAGCCGCGCGTCAGCCGGGTCAGCGTCGGGATCTGGAAAATGCCGATCGCGACGATCGAGGTTACCATCCCCGGACCCACGACCGCGGCGAGCATGATGGCAGAGAGCACGGCCGGAAACGCGAAGGCAAAATCGGAGAACCGCATGATGATCTCTTCGGTCCAGCCGCGCCTCGCCGACGCGATCAGGCCGAGGCAGACGCCGAAGGTGAGACCGATGCTCACGGCGATGACTCCGACCAGGATGGTCGAGCGCGCACCCGCGAGCAGCAGCGAGACGATGTCGCGACCGAAGGAATCGGTGCCGAGCCAGTGCGCTGCCGACGGCGGCCGCAGTTTCGAGGCGATGTCGATCTCGTAGGGCGACCACGGCGTCCACACCAGCGACAGCAGCGCCGAGGCAAGCACGATGAGGCTGAGCGCACCGCCCAGCACAAAGCTGCGATGGCGCAGCGCGCGGGCCCAGAAGGTCCGGGCCGGCAACCGGCGCGCCACGACCGGCGCATCAACCGAACTGGTCAGGGGCGCGCTCACAAATCGTAGACCTTGATGCGGGGATCGATGAATGCATAGAGCACGTCGACCACGAAATTGACGATGACCACCATGGCGGCCAGCAACATCACGCAGTTGCGCACCACGATGAGGTCGCGATTGGCGATCGACTGGAAGATCAGGCGGCCGAGCCCCGGCAGGTAGAACACGTTCTCGATCACGATGGTGCCGGCCAGCAGATTGGCGAATTGCAGCCCCATCACCGTCATCACGGGGATCATGGCGTTGCGCAGCACGTGGCTCCACAACACCTCGCGCTTGCCGAGCCCTTTCGCGCGCGCGGTGCGAACGAAATCCTCGCGCAGCACTTCCAGCACCGCCGAGCGCGTGACGCGCGCGAGGATCGCAGCCTGCACCACCGCGAGCGAGACCGCCGGCAACAGCAGCGATTTGATCCCCGGCCAGATGCCGTCCTCCCAGCCGGGAAAACCGCCCGCGGACAGCCATTGCAGCCGCACCGAGAACAGCAGCACCAGGAGAATCGCGAACCAGAAGTTAGGCAGCGCGATGCCGATTTGCGTCAGCGACATCACGCCGACGTCGCCCAGCTTGTTGTGGTTGGCGGCGGTGTAGATGCCGGCCGACAGCGCCAGCGTCACCGTGATCAGCATGGACATGATCGCGAGCGGAATGGTCAGCACCAGCCGTTCCGCGATCAGGCTCCCGACCGGCGTGCCATAGACATAGCTGTTGCCGAGATCGCCGATCAGCAGTCCCTTGATCCATTGCAGATAGCGAACCGCCAGCGGCTGATCGAGCCCGAGCTTGACCGTGAGCGCACGGACCGCATCCGCCGACGCGTCGGCGCCCATCAGCATCTGCGCGGCATTGCCCGGAAGCGCGTCCAGCACCAGGAAAATGATCACGGATGCGCCGACCAGCGTCGCCAGCAAGGTCAGGACACGTCGGAGGACAAAGACGCTCATGCGCGATCGGGTTCAGGGCTCATCCGCGGCACGATCAACATGTCCGGACGCCCAAGGCAAGCCCTTTGCAGCACGCGCATCCGTTCAGCCGGGCCGGCGGGACAGAAGATCGTGCGAAGCCTCGAACAGTGCGCTGGCGTGCAGCAATTCCGCGTCGGCACGGAAGCGTCCGACGAGCTGAAGTCCGATCGGCAGGCCGTCGCTGCCGAAGCCGCAGGGCAGACTGATCGCGGGGTGCCCGGTCATGTTGAACGGCATGGTCCAGGGGAACCAGTGCGGCCGGACGCTGTCGAAATGCGCCCCGTCGATCTCGATGGTGCCGAACAGGTCCTGGTCGATCGGCAGCGCAGTGCGGGTGATGGTCGGCATCGCCAGAAGATGCCCACGCGCAAGCAGGGATTGCACGCGGCGGAACAGCGCGGTGCGCGCGAACATCGCCTCCTGATAAGCAACGCCGCTGACATTGGTCGCGAGCGCAACCTGCTTGACGAAGGCTTCGCTGAGGACGTCGCCATGCTCGGCGACCAGTTTGGCGAAGCGCGTGCGCCAGACGGTGTGATTGATCGCGCGCCAGATCGGCTCGACGTCGAACCCCTCGCCGGAAAATTCCTCGAGCTCGGCACCGAGGCTTGCCAGCCGATCGAGGCTCGCCTTGAAGCTGGCTGCGACATCGGCGGACACCGGCCGTCCGGGCGGCGAGGCGCAGAACAGGATCTTTTGCCCCCGCAGATCGCCGCGCGGGGCGGCGGTGACGATGAAGTCGGGCACGGGGACCCCGATCGACCAGGGGTCGCAGGAGTCCTCGCCGGCCATGGCCTGCATCATCAGGGCGGTGTCGGCGACATCACGCGTCATCGGCGTGACATAGGTCTGGTTGCCGAACGCATCGAGCGCCTGGCTGTGAGCGATCACGCCGTTGCTCTGCTTCAGCCCGACCACCCCGTTGCAGGCGGCTGGAATGCGGGTCGAGCCGCCGCCGTCGGTCGCGACCGCCAGCGGTGCGATGCCGCTTGCAACGGCCACCGCCGCACCGCCGCTAGAGCCGCCGGAAGAGCGCCGTGCATCCCACGCATTGCGGGTGCGGCCAAACAGCGGCGAGTCGGTCAGGCACTTGCTGCCGAACTCAGGCGTCGTGGTCTTGCCGATCAGGATCGCGCCTGCCGCGCGCAGCTTGGCGACCGCGACGGCGTCCTCGGTCGGCACATTGTCCCTGTAAGGAACGGCGCCGAAAGTGGTC harbors:
- a CDS encoding ABC transporter ATP-binding protein produces the protein MTAAPLLDVKDLEQRYTLPRESLFRPPGQVRALNGVSVQVAAGKSLGIVGESGSGKSTFARVVMALERPTSGQVALLGRDLHRISADELRRARRNFQMVFQDPYGSLDPRQTIARIVAEPLTVLDGADRATFGARVAAVLKQVGLREADMDKYPHEFSGGQRQRIAIARALITQPKLIVADEPVSALDVSVQAQVLNLMQDLQEQFGLSYILISHDLAVVDYLCDEVAVMYLGRIVEQGRPEDLFERCAHPYTRALLDAVPRARAGGGRRRRGAQAIASQSAVTSGCPYVARCTLADRHCREVPPLLRKVGEGHLAACHKAEAVMALPQVAMEG
- a CDS encoding ABC transporter permease, giving the protein MSAPLTSSVDAPVVARRLPARTFWARALRHRSFVLGGALSLIVLASALLSLVWTPWSPYEIDIASKLRPPSAAHWLGTDSFGRDIVSLLLAGARSTILVGVIAVSIGLTFGVCLGLIASARRGWTEEIIMRFSDFAFAFPAVLSAIMLAAVVGPGMVTSIVAIGIFQIPTLTRLTRGSANAIWAREFVLAARASGKGKFRITIEHVLPNILSILIVQATIQFALAILAEAALSYLGLGTQPPQPSWGRMLNDAQTLLFQSPMLAVYPGAAIAIAVLGLNLLGDGLRDLLDPRLARER
- a CDS encoding ABC transporter ATP-binding protein; translated protein: MGERATTPLIAVDNLGVRLNTSRGPAQAVRGVSFALKRGETLGLVGESGCGKSVTALSLMGLLPDSAVVTGSIKLDGGELAGLPDADYCKLRGNRISMIFQEPMTALNPMHTIGHQVAEPLRRHKKYSASQARREAIALLDRVGLPDPARRIDAYPHQFSGGQRQRVTIAMALACEPDLLIADEPTTALDVTIQGQILDLIADLVEERGMSMILISHDLGVIAENVQRMMVMYGGTVVESGPTDEVFRRMGHPYTQGLFRARPKLGARKGTRLTTISGTVPELADLPAGCTFSERCPLVIDQCRAALPPVVEVGPGHGVRCVRTDVSLAANVGAPA
- a CDS encoding ABC transporter permease, producing the protein MSVFVLRRVLTLLATLVGASVIIFLVLDALPGNAAQMLMGADASADAVRALTVKLGLDQPLAVRYLQWIKGLLIGDLGNSYVYGTPVGSLIAERLVLTIPLAIMSMLITVTLALSAGIYTAANHNKLGDVGVMSLTQIGIALPNFWFAILLVLLFSVRLQWLSAGGFPGWEDGIWPGIKSLLLPAVSLAVVQAAILARVTRSAVLEVLREDFVRTARAKGLGKREVLWSHVLRNAMIPVMTVMGLQFANLLAGTIVIENVFYLPGLGRLIFQSIANRDLIVVRNCVMLLAAMVVIVNFVVDVLYAFIDPRIKVYDL
- a CDS encoding amidase, producing MSNDLCFLSAVELRERIHGKKISPVEVTRAVLARAEALQLELNCFITLCGEEAMEEARAAERKVMAGEPLGLLHGIPVTVKDIVNTRGVKTTFGAVPYRDNVPTEDAVAVAKLRAAGAILIGKTTTPEFGSKCLTDSPLFGRTRNAWDARRSSGGSSGGAAVAVASGIAPLAVATDGGGSTRIPAACNGVVGLKQSNGVIAHSQALDAFGNQTYVTPMTRDVADTALMMQAMAGEDSCDPWSIGVPVPDFIVTAAPRGDLRGQKILFCASPPGRPVSADVAASFKASLDRLASLGAELEEFSGEGFDVEPIWRAINHTVWRTRFAKLVAEHGDVLSEAFVKQVALATNVSGVAYQEAMFARTALFRRVQSLLARGHLLAMPTITRTALPIDQDLFGTIEIDGAHFDSVRPHWFPWTMPFNMTGHPAISLPCGFGSDGLPIGLQLVGRFRADAELLHASALFEASHDLLSRRPG